A window of the Radiobacillus deserti genome harbors these coding sequences:
- a CDS encoding sodium-dependent transporter, which translates to MNREQWSSKLGFIMSSAGAAIGLGAIWKFPYIAGMNGGAAFFLIFILFTVLIGLPLLISEFIIGRGAQKEAITAYKLLAPGTQWNIIGKLGVLGSFLLLSFYSVVGGWVLIYTTQSLVGGVIKEGANYPEMFGNITGSPAITLLGLALFLLINVLFISLGIRNGIEKANKYMMPLLFIFFLIVVVRSLTLDGAMEGIEFFLMPDFSKITGEGVLYALGQSFFALAVGFSVMVTYSSYLGKETSLTSSAISVVIMNIFVSLLAGLAIFPAVYAFNMEPSEGPGLLFMVLPTVFGHIPFGEVFLSLFLLLFLFATLTSSFSMLEIIVSAFTENGKRARKKVTWVSGVIMFVAGIPAALSMNVLSDFKIYEKTVFDATDYLVSNILLPLGCLLIALFIVYRMDQKLVKEQFFLSTSLSPVWYRLWRAVMKWIVPITILIVYVNLVGFI; encoded by the coding sequence ATGAATCGAGAACAATGGTCGTCTAAGCTAGGCTTTATCATGTCTTCCGCGGGCGCTGCAATTGGGTTAGGCGCGATATGGAAGTTTCCATATATAGCAGGTATGAATGGAGGAGCAGCTTTTTTTCTAATCTTTATTCTTTTTACCGTTCTGATTGGCTTACCGTTATTAATATCAGAATTTATTATAGGTCGAGGTGCTCAAAAAGAAGCAATAACTGCCTATAAGCTGTTAGCACCAGGCACACAGTGGAATATTATCGGGAAATTGGGCGTTCTAGGCTCGTTTCTGCTTTTATCCTTCTATAGTGTTGTTGGTGGTTGGGTGCTCATCTATACAACTCAATCTCTTGTAGGAGGAGTAATTAAAGAAGGTGCCAACTATCCTGAGATGTTTGGAAATATTACTGGTTCTCCAGCAATTACCCTGCTTGGATTAGCTCTATTTTTACTAATAAATGTGTTATTTATTTCGCTCGGAATCCGCAATGGGATTGAAAAAGCGAACAAGTATATGATGCCATTATTATTCATTTTCTTCTTAATTGTAGTCGTACGTTCCTTAACGCTCGATGGTGCGATGGAAGGGATTGAATTTTTCTTAATGCCTGATTTCTCCAAAATAACAGGGGAAGGTGTCTTATATGCATTAGGACAATCCTTTTTTGCTTTAGCGGTAGGTTTTTCGGTGATGGTTACGTACAGTTCTTATTTAGGAAAAGAAACCAGTTTAACGAGCTCAGCGATTTCAGTTGTGATTATGAACATTTTTGTTTCGTTACTTGCCGGTCTGGCAATATTTCCAGCTGTATATGCATTTAATATGGAGCCTAGCGAAGGTCCGGGGCTATTATTTATGGTTTTGCCTACAGTATTTGGTCATATTCCGTTTGGAGAAGTGTTCTTGAGTTTGTTTTTATTACTATTTCTGTTTGCGACATTAACGTCTTCATTCAGCATGCTAGAAATTATTGTGTCCGCGTTTACGGAAAATGGAAAGCGAGCTCGGAAAAAAGTTACGTGGGTTTCCGGTGTCATCATGTTTGTTGCTGGGATTCCTGCAGCGCTATCCATGAATGTGCTCAGTGATTTTAAGATTTATGAAAAAACTGTTTTTGATGCAACGGATTACTTAGTGAGTAATATACTATTACCATTAGGGTGCTTATTAATTGCATTATTTATTGTCTATCGAATGGATCAAAAACTTGTAAAAGAGCAGTTTTTTCTTTCTACTTCTCTTTCGCCAGTATGGTATAGACTCTGGAGAGCAGTGATGAAATGGATTGTACCGATAACGATTTTGATCGTGTACGTAAATTTAGTAGGATTTATATAA
- the ald gene encoding alanine dehydrogenase: MIIGIPKEIKNNENRVGITPAGVDQFVKAGHQVYVEKDAGLGSGFTNEDYQAAGATMLDRADDVWGKAEMVIKVKEPLAEEYPYFRRDLVLFTYLHLAAEPSLTKALVDSGITAIAYETVAVGRSLPLLTPMSEVAGRMASQIGAQCLEKPKGGKGILLGGIPGVKRGKVTVIGGGVVGTNAAKIAIGLGADVTIMDVSADRLRELDDIFGNTVHTLMSNPVNIADAVADSDLVVGAVLIPGARAPKLVTEDMIKSMRDGSVVVDVAIDQGGIIETCDHITTHDNPTYVKHGVVHYAVANMPGAVPRTSTVGLTNVTIPYALQLADKGVAEAVAGNASLKSGVNVMDGYVTYEAVARDLSYEYKTVDELLE; encoded by the coding sequence ATGATTATTGGGATTCCAAAAGAAATTAAAAACAATGAGAACAGAGTTGGAATAACTCCAGCAGGTGTGGATCAGTTTGTAAAAGCAGGTCATCAGGTTTATGTAGAGAAGGATGCAGGCCTTGGCAGTGGATTCACGAATGAAGATTATCAAGCTGCAGGTGCTACCATGTTAGATCGCGCTGATGATGTGTGGGGCAAAGCGGAAATGGTCATTAAAGTCAAAGAACCATTGGCCGAAGAGTACCCGTACTTCCGAAGAGATTTAGTCTTGTTTACGTATTTACACTTGGCGGCAGAGCCAAGCTTAACAAAAGCACTCGTTGACAGCGGTATTACAGCGATCGCGTATGAAACAGTAGCAGTCGGCCGTTCCTTACCGTTGTTAACTCCAATGAGTGAGGTAGCTGGAAGAATGGCATCCCAAATCGGTGCACAATGCTTAGAAAAACCTAAAGGTGGAAAAGGAATTCTTTTGGGTGGCATTCCAGGGGTAAAACGAGGAAAAGTTACTGTAATTGGTGGAGGAGTAGTTGGAACAAATGCAGCTAAAATCGCAATTGGTTTAGGCGCAGACGTTACTATAATGGATGTTAGTGCGGATCGCTTACGTGAGTTAGATGATATCTTTGGAAATACAGTGCATACATTAATGTCTAACCCAGTAAATATCGCAGATGCAGTAGCAGATTCCGACTTAGTCGTAGGTGCCGTATTGATTCCTGGTGCACGTGCTCCAAAGCTAGTGACAGAAGATATGATTAAATCAATGCGTGACGGTAGCGTAGTTGTCGACGTAGCAATCGACCAAGGCGGTATTATCGAAACATGTGACCATATTACAACACACGATAATCCAACCTATGTGAAGCACGGAGTCGTACACTATGCCGTAGCAAACATGCCAGGTGCAGTACCACGAACTTCTACAGTAGGTCTTACAAACGTGACGATTCCATATGCGTTACAGCTAGCAGACAAAGGAGTAGCCGAAGCGGTTGCTGGAAATGCTTCTTTGAAATCGGGCGTTAATGTGATGGATGGATATGTGACATACGAAGCTGTGGCACGTGATTTAAGCTATGAATATAAGACAGTGGACGAGTTGCTAGAATAG
- a CDS encoding nuclease-related domain-containing protein, producing the protein MLIKNRQVPLRMKMDEALLRRLPANHYKRKIIEEDFAKRKAGYDGEQAIDYFINRLPSHIFHIFHDLRLNVNSHYFQIDTLLLSQYFTIIIEIKNIVGTLYFDTISKQFIRKLEDREEGFRDPIIQVKEQKELLNEWFEVRGLSSFPIETLIGISNPSTIVTASKNSHHIYKKVLHFEHLKDRIFELMDQHKRSRITNRELLEIGNSLQHEHAPLVQDVTKIYGIESTEVGKGVYCNVCTQLSMVRGHGRWKCLKCGKTCRTGHIQAIQDYLLLVDRFITNKDCRSFLKLKDPAAASRILKSTGLPWKGGYKDRRYFLPEMLK; encoded by the coding sequence ATGTTAATAAAAAATAGGCAAGTCCCGTTAAGAATGAAAATGGATGAAGCGCTTCTTCGAAGATTACCGGCAAATCATTATAAAAGAAAAATCATTGAAGAAGACTTTGCCAAAAGAAAGGCTGGCTACGATGGAGAGCAAGCTATTGATTATTTTATAAATCGATTACCCTCCCACATTTTCCACATTTTTCATGATCTCCGCTTAAACGTAAATTCTCATTATTTTCAAATTGATACGCTTTTGCTTTCCCAGTATTTCACCATAATCATTGAAATAAAAAATATAGTCGGGACGCTTTATTTTGACACGATTTCTAAACAGTTTATTAGGAAATTGGAGGATAGGGAGGAAGGCTTCCGAGATCCAATTATTCAGGTGAAGGAACAGAAAGAGCTTCTGAATGAATGGTTTGAGGTTAGAGGATTAAGCTCCTTCCCAATTGAAACGTTAATCGGAATAAGCAATCCGTCTACAATTGTTACGGCAAGTAAAAATAGCCACCATATTTATAAGAAAGTATTACATTTCGAGCATTTAAAAGATAGGATATTTGAATTAATGGATCAACATAAGCGGTCCAGGATAACGAATAGAGAGCTATTAGAAATTGGCAATAGTCTTCAACATGAACATGCTCCATTGGTTCAAGATGTTACAAAGATTTATGGGATTGAGAGTACGGAGGTTGGCAAAGGCGTTTATTGTAATGTATGTACTCAGTTATCTATGGTTAGAGGGCATGGTAGGTGGAAGTGTTTGAAGTGTGGAAAAACGTGTCGGACTGGACATATACAGGCTATTCAAGATTATCTTCTACTAGTAGATCGATTTATAACGAACAAAGATTGTAGAAGCTTTTTGAAATTAAAAGACCCCGCAGCAGCTTCTAGAATTTTAAAGAGTACAGGACTACCGTGGAAAGGTGGATATAAAGATAGGAGGTATTTTTTGCCGGAAATGTTGAAATGA
- a CDS encoding VOC family protein, with protein sequence MSDLIRVGTTYVPVQDVEKASAWYSEKLGAEVNYKDQDKAILNLANQAFFLVQARENETSNFQDSNGNTRFSLTFEVDGESALQALHKKFQSLDIEVGEIEDRGHPGRNFVFQDLDGNRFDVWSELSPVFKEKFQVQ encoded by the coding sequence ATGTCTGATTTAATTCGTGTGGGTACGACGTATGTCCCGGTTCAGGATGTGGAGAAGGCTAGTGCATGGTATTCGGAAAAGCTGGGGGCTGAGGTAAATTATAAGGATCAGGATAAGGCGATTTTGAATTTAGCTAACCAGGCATTTTTCTTAGTCCAAGCACGTGAAAATGAAACTTCTAATTTTCAGGATTCGAATGGGAATACAAGATTCTCACTTACGTTTGAGGTGGATGGGGAATCAGCTCTTCAAGCATTACATAAAAAGTTTCAGAGTCTTGATATTGAAGTTGGAGAAATTGAAGACCGTGGGCATCCTGGTAGGAATTTTGTATTTCAAGATTTGGATGGAAATCGGTTTGATGTTTGGAGCGAGCTCAGTCCAGTTTTCAAGGAAAAGTTTCAGGTGCAATAA
- a CDS encoding NAD(P)/FAD-dependent oxidoreductase, which yields MKRLVILGGGYGGMKMLYKLLDLGLPSDVEITLVDRNPYHSLKTEFYAIAAGTTSDKDVRFSFPVHQQIQYVYDEIMKIDTEEEQVLLRDSEPVPYDFLVIGLGCEDNYHGIEGAPEYTESVQTIKRARHAGYKVGNLDAYKTVAIVGAGLSGIEVAAEIRESRPDLNVRLLDRGGSVLSAFDRKIQNYVEDWFKKNDVEVLHHSNVEYVEQDAVCNNGVCFLTDVTIWTAGVKPNHLVRELPFEKDNQEKVITNAFYQVPENKHVYVVGDCVSSEYSPSAQLAGQQGEQIGEVLFSVLHDKEPLAPKKIKLKGALGSLGKNDGFGNMYSQPMTGMLPRLAKSGVLWLNKRH from the coding sequence ATGAAAAGATTAGTAATTTTAGGTGGCGGATATGGTGGCATGAAAATGCTATATAAACTTCTTGATCTTGGATTGCCAAGTGATGTGGAAATCACGTTAGTGGATCGAAATCCTTATCATTCTTTAAAAACAGAATTTTATGCGATTGCAGCAGGAACTACATCGGATAAAGATGTTCGGTTCAGCTTTCCAGTCCATCAACAAATCCAATATGTGTACGATGAAATCATGAAGATTGATACCGAGGAAGAGCAAGTACTATTAAGAGATTCAGAGCCTGTTCCTTACGATTTCCTTGTAATTGGACTCGGGTGTGAAGACAATTATCACGGAATTGAAGGAGCACCTGAATATACAGAAAGTGTCCAAACCATTAAAAGAGCACGCCACGCAGGCTACAAAGTTGGAAACCTAGATGCATACAAAACAGTTGCCATTGTTGGCGCTGGATTGAGTGGAATTGAAGTAGCAGCAGAAATCCGCGAAAGTAGACCTGACTTAAATGTACGCTTACTAGACCGTGGGGGGTCTGTGTTAAGTGCTTTTGACCGAAAAATTCAAAACTATGTGGAAGATTGGTTCAAGAAAAATGATGTAGAAGTTCTACACCACTCTAATGTTGAATATGTGGAACAGGATGCTGTTTGTAATAACGGAGTTTGCTTCTTAACCGATGTGACGATTTGGACAGCGGGAGTAAAACCAAATCATTTAGTCCGTGAGTTGCCATTCGAAAAAGATAATCAAGAAAAAGTCATAACCAATGCTTTTTATCAAGTACCTGAAAACAAACATGTATATGTGGTCGGAGACTGTGTATCCTCTGAATATTCACCAAGTGCTCAATTGGCTGGGCAACAGGGGGAACAAATTGGCGAAGTGTTATTTTCCGTTCTCCATGACAAAGAACCACTTGCTCCTAAGAAGATAAAATTAAAGGGAGCTTTAGGCTCACTAGGTAAAAACGATGGCTTTGGAAATATGTATAGCCAACCGATGACAGGGATGTTACCGCGATTGGCGAAATCCGGTGTCCTTTGGTTAAACAAACGACATTAA
- a CDS encoding dicarboxylate/amino acid:cation symporter has protein sequence MSLTKKIIIGLIAGLAVGLVLNLAAPDIFSPLDSYFFGPLGTIFLNLIKMLVVPIVFFSITLGTASLGDPKKLGRIGAKTIGFFLVTTTIAITIAIGLTYLFQPGNSGIDPSGAEFESQEAPSVVETFTNIIPTNPIQSMTEGNMLQIIAFSIFVGFALAMLGKKTEGIYKLIEQGNDIMMFLVNLIMRFAPYGTFGLLASAVGRMGLDGLEAMLSYFLVVLGALLIHALVTYGAAVSTLGKMSPVYFFKSFFPAMTVAFSTSSSSSTLPISMKTAQENLRVPKSISSFVQPLGATINMDGTAIMQGVATIFIAQVYNTDLSFTQLLMVVLTAVLASIGTAGVPGVGLIMLAMVLNQVQLPVEGIALIIGIDRLLDMTRTAINITGDAACAVVVTESEKRHQNSNFNEDPAATEA, from the coding sequence ATGAGTCTTACGAAAAAGATAATCATCGGCTTAATTGCAGGTTTGGCAGTCGGTCTAGTATTGAATTTAGCCGCACCAGATATTTTTTCACCATTGGACAGTTATTTCTTTGGACCACTGGGAACTATATTTTTAAATTTAATTAAAATGCTTGTTGTACCAATTGTGTTTTTCTCGATCACATTGGGTACTGCTTCACTAGGAGATCCGAAGAAGTTAGGAAGAATTGGGGCCAAAACAATCGGCTTCTTCCTCGTAACAACTACAATAGCTATTACCATTGCTATTGGTTTAACTTACTTATTCCAACCAGGTAATTCTGGAATTGATCCTTCAGGTGCAGAGTTCGAAAGCCAAGAAGCACCTAGTGTCGTAGAAACCTTCACAAATATTATCCCTACAAACCCTATCCAGTCCATGACGGAAGGGAATATGCTTCAAATCATTGCCTTTTCTATCTTTGTCGGCTTTGCGCTCGCAATGCTTGGCAAAAAAACCGAAGGGATTTATAAGCTAATTGAGCAAGGGAACGATATTATGATGTTCCTTGTAAACCTTATCATGAGATTTGCTCCTTATGGTACGTTTGGTTTGTTAGCCTCAGCAGTAGGTCGTATGGGACTAGACGGACTGGAAGCAATGTTATCCTACTTCCTAGTCGTTCTTGGAGCATTGTTAATCCATGCACTGGTTACTTATGGAGCTGCAGTATCCACGTTAGGAAAAATGAGCCCTGTCTATTTCTTTAAATCATTTTTCCCAGCAATGACGGTTGCATTTAGTACGTCTAGCAGTAGTTCTACATTGCCGATTTCAATGAAAACTGCCCAGGAAAACTTGAGAGTTCCAAAATCCATCAGTAGCTTCGTTCAGCCACTTGGTGCAACGATAAATATGGATGGGACTGCTATTATGCAAGGGGTAGCTACTATATTTATTGCACAAGTTTATAATACGGATTTATCCTTTACCCAATTATTAATGGTTGTTCTTACAGCGGTTCTGGCAAGTATTGGGACTGCTGGGGTACCAGGTGTTGGTCTTATCATGCTAGCGATGGTATTAAACCAAGTACAACTGCCAGTTGAAGGGATTGCTCTCATCATTGGAATTGACCGGCTACTTGATATGACAAGAACGGCAATTAACATTACTGGTGATGCTGCTTGTGCTGTTGTTGTTACAGAAAGTGAGAAAAGACATCAAAACAGCAATTTTAACGAAGATCCAGCTGCAACTGAAGCATAA
- a CDS encoding bile acid:sodium symporter family protein has translation MRALDKLSNFVGSTFAIWVLLFAVLSFLLPNGFTWIAAYIVPLLGIIMFGMGLTLTANDFKEAFRRPKDVAIGVIAQFTIMPLIAFALATILPVSPEVAVGVILVGCCPGGTSSNVMTYLSKGDTALSVSITAVSTVLAPIVTPALVLVFASQWLAVSPVDLFLSIVQVVLVPIVLGLIVKAWLGDKIEPGIKALPLVSVIGIVAIVAAVVSVNKEQIAETGALIFAIVVLHNVLGYLLGYGLGKLLGMDPAKKRAVSIEVGMQNSGLGATLATAHFSPLSAVPSAIFSVWHNISGPIIATIFRKQQEKDSVAKSSPKRTA, from the coding sequence TTGAGAGCTTTAGATAAACTTAGTAATTTTGTCGGCAGTACATTTGCGATTTGGGTTTTGTTATTTGCGGTCTTATCCTTTTTATTACCCAATGGATTCACTTGGATTGCAGCGTACATAGTTCCGTTACTCGGTATCATCATGTTTGGCATGGGTCTAACCTTGACGGCAAATGATTTTAAAGAAGCATTTCGGAGACCGAAAGACGTGGCAATTGGGGTCATTGCACAGTTTACGATTATGCCACTCATCGCTTTTGCACTGGCCACAATTTTACCTGTATCTCCTGAAGTAGCAGTCGGGGTTATTTTGGTTGGGTGTTGTCCCGGTGGAACTTCATCCAATGTAATGACATATTTATCTAAAGGAGATACGGCACTATCTGTTTCCATTACTGCTGTTTCCACAGTGTTAGCGCCGATTGTAACACCAGCGCTTGTACTAGTATTTGCAAGCCAATGGCTAGCTGTTTCTCCTGTAGATTTATTTTTATCGATTGTTCAAGTCGTACTCGTGCCAATTGTACTTGGCTTAATCGTGAAAGCTTGGTTAGGGGATAAAATTGAACCTGGTATTAAGGCGCTTCCACTCGTATCCGTTATTGGGATTGTAGCAATTGTTGCAGCGGTCGTTAGTGTCAACAAAGAGCAAATTGCTGAGACTGGCGCACTTATCTTTGCTATCGTCGTGTTGCATAATGTACTTGGATATTTACTAGGATATGGTCTTGGCAAGCTATTAGGAATGGACCCTGCCAAAAAACGTGCGGTATCGATAGAAGTTGGTATGCAAAACTCTGGACTAGGAGCAACTTTGGCGACAGCACACTTTAGTCCTTTATCTGCAGTACCAAGCGCTATATTCAGTGTATGGCACAATATATCTGGCCCGATAATTGCAACCATTTTCCGGAAGCAACAAGAAAAGGATAGTGTAGCAAAATCATCACCTAAAAGAACGGCATGA
- a CDS encoding GNAT family N-acetyltransferase — MAIFGVGKCNLASCLYSKLNFHSFCIHPTIEGNGYGDQLLRFVEELALNNHYNRFVWMDSPEMNVPSIL; from the coding sequence ATGGCAATCTTCGGAGTGGGAAAGTGTAACCTGGCGTCATGTTTGTATTCCAAGCTTAATTTCCACTCTTTTTGTATTCATCCTACTATAGAAGGAAATGGCTACGGAGACCAATTACTTCGATTTGTGGAAGAGCTTGCTCTAAATAATCATTACAATCGATTCGTTTGGATGGATTCTCCGGAAATGAACGTGCCTTCGATTTTGTGA
- a CDS encoding VOC family protein encodes MGRVVGFELSSQEPEKAVAFYVNVFGWQVAEPQWDYWEVQTGDNQLPGINGGIGKGPHDFPHGSRIQIEVDSIDDTISMAKKQGAMVVREKMEFENFYLAYLVDPVGNGVGIIEKK; translated from the coding sequence ATGGGAAGAGTTGTAGGTTTTGAGTTAAGTAGTCAAGAACCCGAAAAAGCGGTGGCTTTTTATGTGAACGTATTTGGATGGCAAGTAGCAGAACCACAATGGGATTATTGGGAAGTTCAAACTGGAGATAATCAACTGCCAGGAATAAATGGGGGAATAGGAAAAGGACCTCATGATTTTCCACACGGATCAAGAATACAAATAGAAGTAGATTCGATTGATGACACCATTTCAATGGCTAAAAAGCAAGGTGCGATGGTTGTTAGGGAAAAGATGGAATTTGAAAACTTCTATCTAGCTTATTTAGTTGATCCTGTAGGGAATGGCGTAGGTATCATCGAGAAAAAGTAG
- a CDS encoding aminoglycoside phosphotransferase family protein gives MDIAEISKQLIDIGVIDSPISSIQSLQGGTVSSLFLIMTKIGERYVVKSNEQVIVKEEANFLETYVKLSILPKLLYVDPHYQYIVYTYIEGTTDAPLFDKKENLDVLAKELIQNYAQMDSSDEWGWADEPKPTWMAFLLERYKDAKATLKNDLTEVEHSFILNLINDAKDYTGHPHLIHGDCGFHNTIWRNNRLVGVIDPTPVFGPPIYDLVYAFCSTPYELEKETLEGKVEYYFPDISRASFCKEVLIGLYFRMSTCLKHHPEDFSLYVDAWMYWNKIWIETKA, from the coding sequence ATGGATATTGCAGAAATTTCAAAGCAGCTAATTGATATAGGGGTGATTGATTCCCCTATATCTTCCATCCAATCCTTACAAGGTGGAACAGTCAGTAGCTTGTTCTTGATTATGACTAAGATTGGTGAGAGATATGTAGTGAAGTCAAATGAGCAGGTGATTGTGAAAGAAGAAGCTAATTTCTTAGAGACTTATGTAAAGCTATCCATCTTACCAAAGCTGCTGTATGTAGATCCTCATTATCAATACATCGTTTACACGTATATAGAAGGAACAACGGATGCTCCACTGTTCGATAAGAAGGAAAATCTGGATGTGCTTGCGAAAGAATTGATTCAGAATTATGCTCAGATGGACAGTTCAGATGAATGGGGCTGGGCTGATGAACCTAAGCCAACATGGATGGCGTTTTTATTGGAACGATATAAGGATGCAAAAGCAACGCTTAAAAATGATTTAACCGAAGTGGAGCATTCTTTCATTCTTAATCTAATAAATGATGCCAAAGATTATACGGGGCATCCTCATTTAATACATGGAGATTGTGGCTTTCACAATACTATTTGGAGAAACAACCGTCTAGTTGGTGTGATTGATCCTACCCCTGTATTTGGCCCACCAATTTATGATCTCGTGTACGCTTTTTGTTCTACACCATACGAATTAGAGAAAGAGACACTGGAAGGTAAAGTAGAGTACTATTTTCCAGATATCTCTAGGGCATCTTTTTGTAAAGAAGTATTAATAGGACTGTATTTCAGAATGTCGACATGCCTAAAGCATCATCCAGAGGATTTTTCTTTATATGTTGATGCTTGGATGTATTGGAATAAAATTTGGATAGAAACGAAAGCTTGA
- a CDS encoding GNAT family N-acetyltransferase, producing MSFPLKDTNRLKLVQITHNHVDDYFAIMSQPIVTKYYGMDTLNEREQAVKIVESFQTNYDNKHGIRWGLIEKETSQFIGTIGLNNLSIRSKRAEIGYELHPDFWRKGFATEAIHSILNYAFYELGLYRIGAVTFPDNLASNQLLEKLGFRQEGLLRGYIFQDEQSHDANVYSILASEWESTSAL from the coding sequence ATGAGCTTTCCACTAAAAGACACAAATCGACTTAAGTTAGTGCAGATTACCCATAATCACGTAGATGATTATTTTGCGATCATGTCTCAGCCTATCGTTACTAAATATTATGGGATGGATACTTTGAACGAACGAGAACAAGCTGTGAAAATAGTAGAATCCTTTCAAACGAACTATGACAATAAACACGGAATTCGCTGGGGACTAATCGAGAAAGAGACGAGCCAATTTATTGGCACAATCGGTTTAAATAATTTAAGTATTCGAAGCAAAAGAGCAGAAATTGGTTATGAATTACATCCTGATTTTTGGAGAAAGGGCTTTGCAACGGAAGCCATTCATTCTATTTTAAACTATGCGTTTTACGAATTAGGGTTATATCGAATCGGGGCTGTAACATTTCCAGATAATCTAGCTTCTAATCAACTATTAGAGAAGTTAGGATTCAGACAAGAGGGGTTACTAAGAGGATACATTTTTCAAGATGAACAGTCCCATGATGCGAATGTCTACTCCATTCTTGCCTCAGAATGGGAAAGCACGAGCGCTTTATAA
- a CDS encoding GNAT family N-acetyltransferase — protein sequence MHVYQATIQDLEGITPLFNAYRVFYKQTSNISAAKAFMKERFIQQDSVIFVAVEDESYVGFTQLYPSFSSVAMKKTFILNDLYVDERVRGKRIGWNLLEAAKDYTYEVGAKGLTLETGHDNFRAQGLYEKFGYQLIEENRFYYFGVDEN from the coding sequence ATGCACGTTTACCAGGCTACGATTCAAGACTTGGAAGGGATTACCCCATTATTTAATGCTTATCGCGTATTCTATAAGCAAACTTCTAATATAAGTGCCGCTAAAGCGTTTATGAAAGAACGATTTATTCAACAGGATTCCGTTATATTCGTCGCTGTCGAGGATGAAAGCTATGTCGGATTCACACAGCTATATCCTTCGTTTTCTTCTGTAGCCATGAAAAAGACATTTATTCTTAATGATCTATATGTAGATGAACGAGTTAGAGGGAAACGAATTGGCTGGAACCTTTTAGAGGCAGCAAAGGATTATACATACGAAGTCGGAGCCAAAGGATTAACATTAGAAACGGGACATGATAATTTTCGAGCACAAGGGCTTTATGAAAAATTTGGCTATCAGCTTATTGAAGAAAATCGTTTTTATTATTTTGGCGTGGACGAAAACTAA
- a CDS encoding dihydrofolate reductase family protein, with amino-acid sequence MLNRTIKIFIATSLDGYIATKEESLDWLFSVEGEGDNGYSEFYETIDTVVMGRRTYDWIMKHELETFPYADKDCYVFTMEQREDTEYVSFVHDSVKEFVERLTESKDRNIWIVGGGQLISDFLNASLIDEMIITIAPVLIGKGIPLFNEADYEIELERINTRVFNQFVELHYKVVPKDIEAR; translated from the coding sequence ATGCTAAACCGTACTATTAAGATATTTATTGCGACTAGTCTTGATGGATATATTGCAACAAAAGAAGAGTCTTTGGATTGGTTATTTAGCGTGGAAGGAGAAGGTGACAACGGTTATTCTGAGTTTTATGAAACGATAGACACGGTAGTGATGGGGAGAAGAACGTATGATTGGATAATGAAGCATGAGTTAGAAACTTTTCCTTATGCCGATAAAGATTGTTATGTGTTTACTATGGAGCAAAGAGAGGATACGGAATACGTAAGCTTTGTCCATGACAGTGTAAAAGAATTTGTTGAGAGGCTGACAGAGTCTAAGGATAGGAATATTTGGATTGTTGGTGGTGGACAACTTATTTCTGATTTTTTGAATGCGAGCCTTATAGACGAGATGATTATCACAATTGCTCCTGTACTAATTGGAAAAGGAATTCCGCTTTTTAATGAGGCTGACTATGAGATAGAACTAGAACGAATAAATACTAGGGTTTTCAATCAGTTTGTTGAACTACATTATAAAGTTGTTCCTAAAGACATAGAAGCAAGATAA